In the Hordeum vulgare subsp. vulgare chromosome 7H, MorexV3_pseudomolecules_assembly, whole genome shotgun sequence genome, one interval contains:
- the LOC123407869 gene encoding uncharacterized protein LOC123407869, whose protein sequence is MDEVDSSPPYSPPSLRHKLRTTMCGCFGSPSPHTGAGRTRWRRRVVPAGEFRYDPLSYALNFDDSGSDDGDADAEDAAFRHRNFSSRLPPSPTPASRAVATA, encoded by the coding sequence ATGGATGAGGTGGATTCTTCGCCGCCTTACTCGCCGCCGTCGCTGCGCCACAAGCTGCGGACCACCATGTGCGGCTGCTTCGGCTCGCCGTCGCCGCACACCGGCGCAGGCAGAACCAGGTGGAGACGGCGCGTGGTGCCCGCGGGGGAGTTCAGGTACGACCCGCTCAGCTACGCGCTCAACTTCGACGACAGCGGCAGCGACGATGGCGACGCCGACGCGGAGGACGCCGCCTTCCGGCACAGAAACTTCAGCTCGCGCCTGCCGCCCTCCCCGACGCCGGCCTCCCGAGCCGTCGCCACCGCCTGA